Proteins from a genomic interval of Panthera uncia isolate 11264 chromosome C1 unlocalized genomic scaffold, Puncia_PCG_1.0 HiC_scaffold_4, whole genome shotgun sequence:
- the DNALI1 gene encoding axonemal dynein light intermediate polypeptide 1, translated as MIPPADSLLKYDTPVLVSRNTEKRSPKARPLKVSPQQPGPSGPVPQPPKTKVPSTSCVPDPTKQAEEILNAILPPREWVEDTQLWIQQVSSAPSTRMDVVHLQEQLDRKLQQRQARETGICPVRRELYSQCFDELIREVTINCAERGLLLLRVRDEIRMTIAAYQTLYESSVAFGMRKALQAEQGKSDMERKIAELETEKKDLERQVNEQKAKCEATEKRESERRQVEEKKHNEEIQFLKRTNQQLKAQLEGIIAPKK; from the exons ATGATCCCCCCTGCGGACTCTCTGCTCAAGTATGACACCCCGGTGTTGGTGAGCCGAAACACGGAGAAGCGGAGCCCCAAA GCACGGCCGCTGAAAGTCAGCCCCCAGCAGCCTGGACCCTCGGGTCCGGTCCCACAGCCACCAAAGACCAAGGTTCCCTCAACATCCTGTGTCCCAGATCCTACGAAGCAGGCAGAAGAAATCTTGAATGCCATTCTGCCCccaag GGAGTGGGTGGAAGACACGCAGCTATGGATCCAGCAGGTGTCCAGCGCTCCCAGCACCAGGATGGATGTAGTGCACCTGCAGGAGCAGCTGGACCGGAAGCTGCAGCAGCGACAGGCCAGGGAGACGGGCATCTGCCCCGTGCGCAGGGAGCTGTACTCGCAGTGCTTCG ATGAGCTGATCCGGGAGGTGACCATCAACTGTGCGGAGAGAGGACTGCTGTTGCTACGAGTCCGGGACGAGATCCGCATGACCATCGCCGCCTACCAGACCTTGTACGAGAGCAGCGTGGCCTTTGGCATGAGGAAGGCGCTACAGGCCGAACAGGGGAAGTCAGACATGGAGAGGAAA ATTGCAGAATTGGAAACGGAAAAGAAAGATCTGGAGAGGCAAGTGAACGAGCAGAAGGCCAAATGCGAGGCCACCGAGAAGCGGGAGAGCGAGAGGAGACAGGTGGAGGAGAAGAAGCACAACGAGGAGATTCAGTTCCTCAAGCGGACGAATCAGCAGCTGAAG gcCCAACTGGAAGGCATTATTGCACCAAAGAAGTGA